CATAGAAGCCGTTTGATACACAATAATTGATATAACAATAATAAGTATTATGGCGATAAATGCCCGATCAAACATTTATATATTTCCTTTTGTAAATAGTGAAATAAGATAAATAGATAAACATCAAAGTAATATATGTTGATTTGTAGATTATGTATGACAATCTTCCCTTCTGATATTATTGCAGTATTATGTTTATCGCATTATTTGAGGATTATTGGGAAATCAGTAAAAACAAAAGTAATTAGTTGCTATTCAGTAGCGATAAACTCTACATCAAGTTTATAAGCCCTATTCCCTTTGTGTGGACCGAATCCAAAGAGTTGTAGCTGTTTGAGATAGGCATTGAGTCCCTCATTGAACTCAGGGATATTTGAAGCAGATATAACTTTAAAAGTAAATCTACCAGAAGGTTCTACTTCGAGCATTACACGTGCTTTTTCACCTACATAGTCACTTTGGGCCGGCCAGCCCTTAAGTTTCTCTTCTATGTTTGCAAGATACTCATCCTCGATACCTCTGTCACTACTCTGCTGTACCTTTAATGAATTAGAGAAAAGCTCAGCAGCACTGCTCTTCTCCTTGACTTTAACAATATCAAGATTTGGTTTTTTTTCTACTGGCTTTTCAGTAACCTTTTTTGTTTCTACAGGCTTGCTGGAACTGACATTGGCAAAGAGACTCTGTGGTTTATTGACCTTCTTAGGTTTAGTAATATTCACATCTTTTTGAACCAGTTTTTTATCAACCTTTTTAACCACCTGCTCTTTAATCACCTTTTTTTGCTCCACAGGTTTTTTTACTGTTTCTTGGATCTTTGGCTTTGCTATAGGTTTTGGTTTTGGTTTTGGTGTAGGCTGTGGCTTTGGCTGAGGAGTTACTTGATTTTTAGGTTTCTGAATATCACTCTTTTTCTGTTCAGGAGTAGAAAAAGCAACTTGGATACGTTCCTGGTTTTTCTTAACATAATGCTTACTCTCTTGAGAAGTTTTTGTATTGAAATAAAAAACAAGCAGACCGATAATAATAAAGTATATACCAAATGCCAATGAACCGGTCAAATACTTTGGAAGTCTATTTTCAATCATAGTGTAATAAGAGACACCTTCTCAAATCCTGCCGCTTTAACAGTTTTGAGGAGGTACATGACATTTTTATACTTAAGAGTCTCATCAGCGCGTATATAGACTTCAGAGTTTTTGTCCAGTTTTGCTGACTGATTGACAAAGTCATCAGCAAATGTATCCAGTTTATAGGTGTCTTTTCCAAGATATATCTTTTGATCTTTATCCATACGGATTGTCAGTGTTTTCGGTTTTTCTACTTTTACAGTCTTTGAACCTTCTGGAAGTGTAATCTGTTCCTGAAAAGTAATTGTCGGTGCTGTTACCATCAGTATAGCCATAAGGACAAGCATTACATCAACTAAAGGAGTAATGTTCAAATCCGGATCTTCATCCCATTGAAACATTTACAACTCCTCGTTAACCTGTGATAATATCACTTCTGCCTGAGAGGAGAGAAGCGATGAGAGTTCATAGGCTTTACGCTTCAGTATAAGATGAAACGTATAAGCAAAAATTGCTACTGCAATCCCCGCTGCTGTAGCAATAAGCGCTTCAGAAATAGCAGGAGCTACAACACTCAAAGAGGCACTGTTTTGACTGCCTAAATTTGAAAATGTTTCAAGAATACCGATCACTGTACCGAATAATCCAATAAACGGTGAAGTAGATGCTATGATTGAAAGAACTGTCAGTCCTTTAGTAGAAACACGTACTGCATCAGAAGATGCCGCTTCAAGTATTGCTTTATTAGGTTTATTTACACGAGAAAGATAAGTATAGATCAATGATGTAGTATTTACACTATTAGATTGACCGGTATAGAGTGCTTTAAGAGACCTAGCTTCTACAGCTACACGCCTATTTAGCATATAATATCTATCAAAAAAAACCCAAAATGCTGTTATGAAATATGCTGAAAGCAAAAGCAGTACAAAGATTGTAATTGCACTGCTTTCTATGAAATAAGTAAGAAGAGAACTCACGTTAGAGAGACTTTCCAATTTGCTCAACTTTGCTTACCGCTGTTGCGATAGCAGTACTAGAAGCTTCCGCACTTTTAAGTAACGCTTTTGCTTCTTCAAGTGCTTTTGCAAGATCTG
This is a stretch of genomic DNA from Sulfurovum zhangzhouensis. It encodes these proteins:
- a CDS encoding MotA/TolQ/ExbB proton channel family protein, giving the protein MLNRRVAVEARSLKALYTGQSNSVNTTSLIYTYLSRVNKPNKAILEAASSDAVRVSTKGLTVLSIIASTSPFIGLFGTVIGILETFSNLGSQNSASLSVVAPAISEALIATAAGIAVAIFAYTFHLILKRKAYELSSLLSSQAEVILSQVNEEL
- a CDS encoding biopolymer transporter ExbD: MFQWDEDPDLNITPLVDVMLVLMAILMVTAPTITFQEQITLPEGSKTVKVEKPKTLTIRMDKDQKIYLGKDTYKLDTFADDFVNQSAKLDKNSEVYIRADETLKYKNVMYLLKTVKAAGFEKVSLITL